A section of the Halocalculus aciditolerans genome encodes:
- a CDS encoding DUF7108 family protein, which translates to MPELPEDTVEEVERLTRLARDAVDDAAADAYRAERDELLDEHGYTARHREADDTLVLHPKEWLDDAGTVRMDAVDTEEAVELSLSGPGDAAAYRETAEQNAAIVDAVAEKHGETHAANVRTLADFAENHYAKPIGDLASEEVEEFAEEYFPRNAWPTDEQRELLEQSLEYALKEAETVGSDDVRTSD; encoded by the coding sequence ATGCCTGAACTGCCCGAAGACACCGTGGAGGAGGTCGAGCGGTTGACGCGGCTGGCGCGGGACGCCGTCGACGACGCGGCGGCCGACGCGTACCGCGCCGAGCGCGACGAACTGCTCGACGAGCACGGGTATACGGCGCGTCATCGGGAGGCCGACGACACGCTCGTCCTCCACCCGAAGGAGTGGCTGGACGACGCCGGGACGGTCCGGATGGACGCCGTCGACACCGAGGAGGCGGTGGAGCTCTCGCTGTCCGGGCCGGGCGACGCGGCGGCGTACCGGGAGACGGCGGAGCAGAACGCGGCAATCGTCGACGCCGTCGCCGAGAAACACGGGGAGACGCACGCGGCGAACGTCCGCACCCTCGCGGACTTCGCGGAGAACCACTACGCGAAACCCATCGGCGACCTCGCGTCCGAGGAGGTCGAGGAGTTCGCCGAGGAGTACTTCCCGCGGAACGCGTGGCCGACCGACGAACAGCGCGAACTGCTGGAGCAGTCGCTCGAATACGCGTTAAAAGAAGCCGAAACAGTGGGGTCCGACGATGTCAGGACGTCGGATTAG
- a CDS encoding PadR family transcriptional regulator gives MSEAQPATRSDVRDLTAFQKNILFVLAEEARYGLAIKRELEDYYGEEVNHGRLYPNLDDLVTMGFVEKSELDKRTNEYGLTADGLDAVVDDLSWVLDKFVIDDERRDTIESLVN, from the coding sequence ATGTCAGAGGCACAACCTGCGACGCGGAGTGACGTCCGCGACCTGACAGCGTTCCAGAAGAACATCCTGTTCGTACTCGCCGAGGAGGCGCGCTACGGACTCGCCATCAAACGCGAACTCGAAGACTACTACGGCGAGGAGGTCAACCACGGCCGTCTCTACCCGAACCTCGACGACCTCGTCACCATGGGGTTCGTCGAGAAATCCGAACTCGACAAGCGAACCAACGAGTACGGTCTCACCGCCGACGGCCTCGACGCCGTCGTCGACGACCTCTCGTGGGTGCTCGATAAGTTCGTCATCGACGACGAGCGCCGCGACACCATCGAATCCCTGGTTAACTAA
- a CDS encoding inorganic diphosphatase, which translates to MTNLWEDLETGPNAPDEIYAVVECLKGERNKYEYNKDIPGVMLDRVLHSNVHYPSDYGFIPQSYYDDEDPFDVLVLVKDKTFPGCVIEARPVALMHMDDDGEQDDKVIAVPSEDPRYDHIDDLDDLTKQKKDEIAEFFRTYKNLEEGKEVAVEGWSDKATAKEAIEHAMDLYEENFA; encoded by the coding sequence ATGACGAACCTCTGGGAAGACTTAGAAACCGGCCCGAACGCACCGGACGAGATCTACGCCGTCGTCGAATGCCTGAAAGGCGAGCGGAACAAGTACGAGTACAACAAGGACATCCCCGGCGTCATGCTGGACCGCGTCCTCCACTCGAACGTCCACTACCCGAGCGACTACGGCTTCATCCCGCAGTCCTACTACGACGACGAGGACCCCTTCGACGTCCTCGTGCTCGTGAAGGACAAGACGTTCCCCGGCTGCGTCATCGAGGCGCGCCCGGTCGCCCTGATGCATATGGACGACGACGGCGAGCAGGACGACAAGGTCATCGCCGTCCCGTCCGAGGACCCCCGCTACGACCACATCGACGACCTCGACGACCTCACGAAGCAGAAGAAAGACGAGATCGCGGAGTTCTTCCGCACGTACAAGAACCTCGAGGAGGGCAAGGAAGTCGCCGTCGAGGGCTGGTCGGATAAGGCGACCGCGAAGGAGGCCATCGAGCACGCGATGGACCTCTACGAGGAGAACTTCGCGTAA
- a CDS encoding 2'-5' RNA ligase family protein, with the protein MTSGYWGRKRRLDPVVTDAETRAAWADGRHRYRSFVVRLTGAPANTLADLADAVGGFDCVHPVSEEYLHVAVKPLGFVVDDPDGGDELDPDTADAAADAAADVFADERPFEAELERVNLFPDSVFAEIDADGRFERIHRELLSLPDVPALPNDGDAYTPHVTLGDFRSTSDFEYFVEWLEDNRDIDADPIEIDAFHLVERDPAKSFSSLETLRTYELEE; encoded by the coding sequence ATGACTTCGGGCTACTGGGGACGAAAACGTCGACTCGACCCCGTCGTTACCGACGCGGAGACTCGCGCCGCGTGGGCTGACGGACGGCATCGATACCGAAGCTTCGTGGTCCGACTCACCGGCGCTCCGGCGAACACCCTCGCCGACCTCGCCGACGCCGTCGGGGGGTTCGACTGCGTCCACCCCGTATCGGAAGAATACCTTCACGTCGCCGTGAAACCGCTCGGATTCGTCGTCGACGACCCCGACGGCGGCGACGAACTCGACCCGGACACCGCGGACGCCGCCGCGGACGCCGCCGCGGACGTCTTCGCCGACGAACGACCCTTCGAAGCCGAACTCGAGCGCGTCAACCTCTTCCCCGACTCCGTCTTCGCCGAAATCGACGCCGACGGCCGCTTCGAACGCATCCACCGCGAACTCCTCTCCCTCCCCGACGTCCCCGCCCTCCCCAACGACGGCGACGCCTACACGCCGCACGTCACGCTCGGCGACTTCCGGAGCACCAGCGACTTCGAATACTTCGTCGAGTGGCTCGAAGACAACCGCGACATCGACGCCGACCCCATCGAGATCGACGCCTTCCACCTCGTCGAACGCGACCCCGCGAAATCCTTCTCGTCGCTCGAAACGCTCCGCACCTACGAACTCGAAGAGTAA
- a CDS encoding alkaline phosphatase family protein — protein sequence MGLFDRLTGGDAPRVAFIGIDGVPFSLIENEPETFPNLHRIMESGSGGDIDSIVPPESSACWPSLTTGVNPGKTGVYGFQDRENGTYDTYVPMGSDVQAERVWDRVTDDGRDATVMNVPVTFPPQGNVQRMVSGFLSPGVKKAAQPDDVAAFLDDIDYRIDTNAKLGHRDDKSEFLENAHETLDARYEAFKHYVDADDWDLFFGVFMTTDRVNHFLFKDYEEDGENKEGFLEFYEKVDRYIGDLEDRLPDDVTLLVASDHGFTSEEYEVHLNTWLEDEGWLAFEDDDHDSLDDIDGDTKAYSFIPGRFYINLEDREPRGSVPESEYEAVRDELKGKLEGLTGPDGEQVIDRVVEKEDAFAGDHDDIAPDLVAIPAHGFDLKAGFKGHEDVFDVGPRNGMHSFENATLVSSDPDVTVGDTDLFDLTPTILDLLDVNYTPQEFDGESLV from the coding sequence ATGGGACTGTTCGACCGGCTGACGGGCGGGGATGCTCCGCGCGTCGCCTTCATCGGTATCGACGGGGTGCCGTTCTCGCTCATCGAGAACGAACCCGAGACGTTCCCGAACCTCCACCGCATCATGGAGTCGGGTTCTGGCGGTGACATCGACAGCATCGTGCCGCCGGAGTCGAGCGCGTGCTGGCCGTCGCTCACCACGGGCGTGAACCCCGGAAAGACCGGCGTGTACGGCTTCCAGGACCGGGAGAACGGGACGTACGACACGTACGTGCCGATGGGGAGTGACGTGCAGGCGGAGCGTGTCTGGGACCGCGTCACCGACGACGGCCGCGACGCGACCGTGATGAACGTCCCCGTCACCTTCCCGCCGCAGGGGAACGTCCAGCGGATGGTGTCGGGCTTCCTGTCGCCGGGCGTGAAGAAGGCGGCGCAGCCCGACGACGTCGCCGCCTTCCTCGACGACATCGACTACCGCATCGACACGAACGCGAAACTCGGCCACCGCGACGACAAATCCGAGTTCCTCGAAAACGCCCACGAGACGCTCGACGCGCGCTACGAGGCGTTCAAACACTACGTCGACGCGGACGACTGGGACCTCTTCTTCGGCGTCTTCATGACCACCGACCGCGTGAACCACTTCCTCTTCAAGGATTACGAGGAGGACGGCGAGAACAAGGAGGGGTTCCTCGAGTTCTACGAGAAGGTCGACCGCTACATCGGCGACCTCGAAGACCGCCTGCCGGACGACGTCACTCTGCTCGTCGCGTCCGACCACGGGTTCACGAGCGAGGAGTACGAAGTCCACCTGAACACGTGGCTGGAAGACGAAGGCTGGCTCGCGTTCGAGGACGACGACCACGACAGCCTCGACGACATCGACGGCGACACGAAGGCGTACTCCTTCATCCCCGGCCGGTTCTACATCAACCTCGAAGACCGCGAACCGCGCGGGAGCGTCCCCGAATCCGAGTACGAGGCCGTCCGCGACGAACTCAAGGGGAAGCTCGAAGGCCTCACCGGCCCCGACGGCGAGCAGGTCATCGACCGCGTCGTCGAGAAGGAGGACGCCTTCGCCGGCGACCACGACGACATCGCCCCCGACCTCGTCGCCATCCCCGCGCACGGCTTCGACCTCAAAGCCGGCTTCAAAGGCCACGAGGACGTCTTCGACGTCGGCCCGCGAAACGGCATGCACTCCTTCGAGAACGCGACGCTCGTCAGCAGCGACCCCGACGTCACCGTCGGCGACACCGACCTCTTCGACCTCACGCCGACCATCCTCGACCTCCTGGACGTGAACTACACGCCCCAGGAGTTCGACGGCGAATCGCTCGTGTGA
- a CDS encoding SpoIIAA family protein, with product MSEFPWPDRGALEEDIAFWRTHGDDIERYAVVGGRRFAESATRLGDRLTDRDVRHYDGGEVDDAWAWLEGGA from the coding sequence GTGTCCGAGTTCCCGTGGCCGGACCGCGGCGCGTTAGAGGAGGACATCGCGTTCTGGCGGACGCACGGCGACGACATCGAGAGGTACGCCGTCGTCGGCGGCAGGCGGTTCGCGGAGTCGGCGACTCGGCTCGGCGACCGCCTCACCGACCGCGACGTCCGCCACTACGACGGCGGCGAAGTCGACGACGCCTGGGCGTGGCTGGAAGGCGGAGCGTAA
- a CDS encoding MGMT family protein, with amino-acid sequence MDDAGIYAADAPYLERYVQIGVAGENVISVSFPNAPPEDAEADHPVLDRILAYLEGVKDDFADVTIGLTVPTDHRSVLEAVRDIPYGEQLTVDQLVAKTPGLDPNDETSADAVRNALADNPLPLVVPDHRVRDGPSGAPPDVEQKLRSLEGL; translated from the coding sequence ATGGACGACGCCGGTATCTACGCAGCCGACGCCCCGTACCTCGAACGGTACGTGCAGATCGGCGTCGCGGGCGAGAACGTCATCTCCGTCAGCTTCCCGAACGCCCCGCCCGAAGACGCCGAAGCCGACCACCCCGTCCTCGACCGCATCCTCGCCTACCTCGAAGGCGTCAAAGACGACTTCGCGGACGTCACCATCGGCCTCACCGTCCCCACCGACCACCGCAGCGTCCTCGAAGCCGTGCGAGACATCCCCTACGGCGAACAGCTCACCGTCGACCAGCTCGTCGCCAAGACCCCCGGCCTCGACCCGAACGACGAGACGAGCGCCGACGCCGTGCGGAACGCCCTCGCCGACAACCCCCTCCCGCTCGTCGTCCCCGACCACCGCGTCCGCGACGGCCCCAGCGGCGCACCCCCCGACGTCGAACAGAAACTCCGCAGCCTCGAAGGCCTCTAG
- the trpC gene encoding indole-3-glycerol phosphate synthase — MNDGVELAPAVQSILDSADDRPGGAERVSVDARSLDEAFAAADADGRVPVIAEVKPTSPTTEGERTEDPVALAEAMVRGGAAALSVLTEPTHFGGSVENLERVRAAVDVPVLRKDFLLRTEHLDVAESDVALLIARFLETDEADSLEAMHAAALERGFQPLVEVHTRAELERAVSVDAEYIGVNNRDLAELVVDLGTFEDLAPHAPDHVTLVAESGIGNPEDVRRMRDAGADALLVGSAIMADGDVEANTRELVSA, encoded by the coding sequence ATGAACGATGGAGTCGAGCTAGCGCCGGCGGTCCAGTCGATTCTGGACAGCGCGGACGACCGTCCGGGCGGCGCGGAGCGCGTGAGCGTGGACGCGCGGTCGCTGGACGAGGCGTTCGCGGCGGCGGACGCCGACGGACGCGTCCCGGTAATCGCGGAGGTGAAGCCGACGAGTCCGACGACCGAGGGCGAGCGGACGGAGGACCCCGTCGCGCTCGCGGAAGCGATGGTCCGCGGCGGCGCGGCCGCGCTGAGCGTCCTCACGGAGCCCACGCACTTCGGCGGGAGCGTGGAGAACCTCGAACGCGTGCGGGCCGCCGTCGACGTCCCGGTGCTCCGGAAGGATTTCCTGCTCCGCACCGAGCACCTCGACGTCGCCGAGTCGGACGTCGCGCTCCTCATCGCGCGGTTCCTCGAAACCGACGAGGCGGACAGCCTGGAGGCGATGCACGCGGCGGCGCTGGAGCGCGGGTTCCAGCCGCTCGTCGAGGTCCACACGCGAGCGGAACTCGAAAGAGCCGTGTCGGTGGACGCGGAGTACATCGGCGTGAACAATCGCGACCTCGCCGAACTCGTCGTGGACCTCGGGACCTTCGAGGACCTCGCGCCGCACGCCCCGGACCACGTGACGCTCGTCGCGGAGAGCGGTATCGGGAATCCGGAGGACGTCCGGCGGATGCGGGACGCGGGCGCGGACGCGCTCCTCGTCGGCTCCGCCATCATGGCCGACGGCGACGTCGAGGCGAACACGCGGGAGTTGGTGTCCGCATGA
- the trpB gene encoding tryptophan synthase subunit beta: MSRAENTGKFGQYGGQFVPEVLMPAVEELTDAHRRYVVENEDGFIDDFRKRLRNFGGRPTPLGRADNLSERYGHDVYLKREDLVHGGAHKLNNALGQALLAKYMGKDRVIAETGAGQHGTATAMACAYLGLDCEIYMGRTDINRQRPNVFRMRTHGADVNPVDVGSGTLKEATNEAMRDWATTVEDTHYVIGSVVGPHPFPTMVRDFQAVISEEAREQSREVIGSLPDAVVACAGGGSNTMGAFHHFVPDDAVSLYAVEAGGSALGVEEAESYAPNSASLGTGTVGVLHGARTKLLQTGEGQIVESHSVSAGLDYAGVGPELAYLVDEERVTPVNVDDDDALEAFHRLSREEGIIPALESSHALAYLEHADFDEDDAVVVNVSGRGDKDLDTVIEESAKRDLDIAPDMEVFR, translated from the coding sequence ATGAGTCGCGCGGAGAACACTGGCAAATTCGGGCAGTACGGCGGGCAGTTCGTTCCCGAGGTGCTCATGCCCGCCGTCGAGGAACTCACGGACGCCCACCGGCGATACGTGGTGGAGAACGAGGACGGCTTCATCGACGACTTCCGGAAGCGCCTCCGGAACTTCGGCGGGCGGCCGACGCCGCTCGGCCGCGCGGACAACCTCTCCGAGCGCTACGGCCACGACGTCTACCTCAAGCGCGAGGACCTCGTGCACGGCGGCGCGCACAAGCTCAACAACGCGCTCGGCCAAGCCCTCCTCGCGAAGTACATGGGGAAAGACCGCGTCATCGCGGAGACGGGCGCGGGCCAGCACGGCACGGCGACGGCGATGGCCTGCGCGTACCTCGGCCTCGACTGCGAGATCTACATGGGCCGCACCGACATCAACCGGCAGCGGCCGAACGTCTTCCGGATGCGGACGCACGGCGCGGACGTGAACCCCGTCGACGTCGGCTCCGGAACGCTCAAGGAGGCGACGAACGAGGCGATGCGGGACTGGGCGACGACAGTGGAAGACACCCACTACGTCATCGGGTCGGTCGTCGGCCCGCACCCCTTCCCGACGATGGTTCGGGACTTCCAGGCCGTCATCAGCGAGGAGGCGCGCGAGCAGTCCCGCGAGGTCATCGGGAGCCTCCCGGACGCCGTCGTCGCCTGCGCGGGCGGCGGGTCGAACACGATGGGCGCGTTCCACCACTTCGTCCCCGACGACGCCGTGAGCCTCTACGCGGTCGAAGCGGGCGGGAGCGCGCTCGGCGTCGAAGAAGCCGAGTCGTACGCGCCGAACTCCGCCTCCCTCGGCACCGGAACCGTGGGCGTGCTCCACGGCGCGCGGACGAAGCTCCTCCAGACGGGCGAGGGGCAGATCGTCGAGTCCCACTCGGTCTCCGCGGGCCTCGACTACGCGGGCGTCGGCCCCGAACTCGCCTACCTCGTCGACGAGGAGCGAGTGACACCGGTGAACGTGGACGACGACGACGCGCTCGAAGCCTTCCACCGGCTGAGCCGCGAAGAAGGCATCATCCCGGCGCTGGAGTCGAGCCACGCGCTCGCCTACCTCGAACACGCGGACTTCGACGAGGACGACGCCGTCGTCGTGAACGTCTCCGGCCGCGGCGACAAGGACTTAGATACCGTCATCGAGGAGTCCGCGAAACGCGACCTCGATATCGCCCCCGACATGGAGGTCTTCCGATGA
- the trpA gene encoding tryptophan synthase subunit alpha yields the protein MTRADVRAAFEGEPALVPYVVAGDPGVEETKAYVEALVEGGADVVELGLPFSEPIADGPTIQAAIRRALDAGITPRDYLDLVRDLDVDVPIVCMTYYNLLLQYGADEAETPEDLDVSAFVADAAEAGVSGLIIPDLPLEESDELEAACEKHDIALVYIVAPTTTPERAERILEHASGFVYVQARMGTTGAREDVSGDTHASLDRLREKNADFPLAVGFGISEREHAREVVAGGADGVVAGSVFVDIIAEHADDGTAAERLEEKACELKTGAREGAE from the coding sequence ATGACGAGAGCGGATGTCCGCGCGGCGTTCGAGGGTGAGCCGGCGCTCGTGCCGTACGTCGTCGCCGGCGACCCCGGCGTCGAGGAGACGAAGGCGTACGTGGAGGCGCTCGTCGAGGGCGGCGCGGACGTCGTGGAGCTCGGTCTGCCGTTCTCGGAGCCCATCGCGGACGGGCCGACGATTCAGGCGGCGATCCGCCGCGCGCTGGACGCGGGCATCACGCCGCGGGACTACCTCGACCTCGTGCGCGACCTCGACGTCGACGTCCCCATCGTCTGCATGACGTACTACAACCTCCTGCTCCAGTACGGCGCGGACGAAGCGGAGACGCCGGAAGACCTCGACGTGAGCGCGTTCGTCGCCGACGCCGCCGAGGCGGGTGTCTCGGGACTCATCATCCCCGACCTCCCGCTGGAGGAGTCCGACGAGCTCGAAGCGGCCTGCGAGAAACACGATATCGCGCTCGTCTACATCGTCGCGCCGACGACGACGCCCGAACGCGCGGAGCGCATCCTCGAACACGCCTCCGGGTTCGTCTACGTCCAGGCGCGCATGGGGACGACGGGGGCGCGCGAGGACGTCTCCGGAGACACGCACGCGAGCCTCGACCGCCTCCGCGAGAAGAACGCGGACTTCCCGCTCGCTGTCGGGTTCGGCATCTCCGAGCGCGAACACGCCCGCGAGGTCGTCGCCGGCGGCGCGGACGGCGTCGTCGCCGGGAGCGTCTTCGTCGACATCATCGCGGAACACGCAGACGACGGCACCGCCGCCGAGCGCCTCGAAGAGAAGGCGTGCGAACTGAAAACGGGTGCCCGCGAGGGCGCTGAATAA
- a CDS encoding 2-amino-3,7-dideoxy-D-threo-hept-6-ulosonate synthase, whose amino-acid sequence MTDAGKSARLDRIGKDGKLVTIPMDHGITLGAVKGLKDIEATIDAVTRGGADAVLTQKGIAERVHPNKNGAGYIVHLNASTTIGPDANDKRMTGTVEEAVRAGADAVSIHVNVGSDHEPKQLEDLSRVTRNAERLGMPVLAMAYARGPGVDEHDATNLGHAVRFAEEAGADIVKTAYSGDAESFRHVVESTSKPVIIAGGSPKGDLETLEGVAGAMEAGAAGVSTGRTVFQHDDPEAMSNAIAAVVHDDADPADAHAEFLD is encoded by the coding sequence ATGACTGACGCTGGCAAATCTGCACGACTCGACCGCATCGGAAAAGACGGGAAGCTCGTCACCATCCCGATGGACCACGGCATCACCCTCGGCGCGGTGAAGGGCCTGAAGGACATCGAGGCGACCATCGACGCGGTGACACGCGGCGGCGCGGACGCCGTGCTCACACAGAAAGGCATCGCCGAACGCGTCCACCCGAACAAGAACGGCGCGGGCTACATCGTCCACCTGAACGCCTCGACGACGATCGGCCCGGACGCGAACGACAAACGCATGACTGGAACGGTCGAGGAGGCCGTTCGCGCCGGCGCGGACGCCGTCTCCATCCACGTGAACGTCGGGAGCGACCACGAGCCGAAACAGCTCGAAGACCTCTCCCGCGTCACGAGGAACGCCGAGCGCCTCGGGATGCCCGTGCTCGCGATGGCGTACGCGCGCGGCCCCGGCGTCGACGAGCACGACGCCACGAACCTCGGACACGCCGTCCGATTCGCCGAGGAAGCCGGCGCGGACATCGTGAAGACCGCGTACTCCGGCGACGCCGAATCCTTCCGGCACGTCGTCGAATCGACGTCGAAGCCCGTCATCATCGCCGGCGGCAGCCCGAAGGGCGACCTCGAAACCCTCGAAGGCGTCGCCGGCGCGATGGAAGCCGGCGCGGCCGGCGTCTCCACCGGACGAACCGTCTTCCAGCACGACGACCCCGAAGCCATGTCGAACGCCATCGCCGCCGTCGTCCACGACGACGCCGACCCCGCCGACGCCCACGCCGAGTTCCTCGACTGA
- a CDS encoding 3-dehydroquinate synthase II yields the protein MTREVWLKADAEVGDWETRKQRITAGLESGVDWVLVDERDVGRVRELGSVNVAAFRADDVDVIGDAESEHAEADAYVVGKDGEGDGTIDLPGDFSGSADLTTLRRNDDVVGQYVRIFDEDYEAFAEAAARDADYTIVVGEDWTIIPLENLIARIGDETSLVAGVTTAEEAETAFETLEHGSDAVLLDTDNPDEIRRTCNVRDAADREQLEFEYATVVDVEEAGSADRVCVDTATMMDGDEGMLVGSMSRGFFFVHAETADSPYVASRPFRVNAGAVHAYVRTPDGTTKYLSELKSGDEVQIVDTAGHTREATVGRAKIERRPMFRVEVETEDGDRFETLIQNAETVKVESDAGPLAVTDLAEGDSLLVYRDEGGRHFGEPVEERIIEQ from the coding sequence ATGACGCGGGAAGTCTGGCTGAAAGCCGACGCGGAGGTCGGTGACTGGGAGACGCGAAAGCAACGAATCACCGCCGGCCTCGAATCCGGCGTGGACTGGGTACTCGTCGACGAGCGCGACGTCGGGCGCGTCCGCGAGCTCGGCTCCGTGAACGTCGCGGCGTTCCGCGCCGACGACGTCGACGTCATCGGCGACGCCGAGTCCGAGCACGCCGAGGCCGACGCCTACGTCGTCGGGAAGGACGGCGAGGGCGACGGCACTATCGACCTCCCCGGTGACTTCTCCGGCTCTGCGGACCTGACGACGCTCCGGCGGAACGACGACGTCGTCGGCCAGTACGTCCGTATCTTCGACGAAGACTACGAGGCGTTCGCGGAAGCCGCGGCGCGCGACGCCGACTACACCATCGTCGTCGGCGAGGACTGGACCATCATCCCGCTCGAAAACCTCATCGCGCGCATCGGCGACGAGACCTCGCTCGTCGCCGGCGTCACCACCGCCGAGGAAGCCGAAACGGCGTTCGAGACGCTCGAACACGGCTCCGACGCCGTCCTCCTCGACACCGACAACCCCGACGAGATCCGACGCACCTGCAACGTCCGCGACGCCGCCGACCGCGAACAGCTCGAGTTCGAGTACGCTACCGTCGTCGACGTCGAGGAAGCCGGCTCCGCCGACCGCGTCTGCGTCGACACCGCCACCATGATGGACGGCGACGAAGGCATGCTCGTCGGCTCCATGAGCCGCGGGTTCTTCTTCGTGCACGCCGAGACCGCCGACTCGCCCTACGTCGCCTCCCGCCCCTTCCGCGTGAACGCCGGCGCGGTCCACGCCTACGTCCGCACCCCCGACGGCACGACGAAATACCTCTCCGAGCTCAAGTCCGGCGACGAAGTCCAGATCGTCGACACCGCCGGCCACACCCGCGAAGCCACCGTCGGCCGCGCGAAAATCGAGCGCCGCCCGATGTTCCGCGTCGAGGTCGAAACCGAGGACGGCGACCGCTTCGAGACCCTCATCCAGAACGCCGAAACCGTGAAAGTCGAGAGCGACGCCGGCCCGCTCGCCGTCACCGACCTCGCCGAGGGCGACAGCCTCCTCGTCTACCGCGACGAAGGCGGCCGCCACTTCGGCGAACCCGTCGAAGAACGCATCATCGAGCAGTAA
- a CDS encoding alpha/beta hydrolase, whose translation MTALAHTDVTASDGTRLRRWERAPADATEAVCFVHGATYGGRSAFAPDGFSWLDAVADAGRAAFAVDVRGYGDAERPPELDVPAADNGPVVRAPTAASDAADAFTAIRDTYDTLHLVGYSWGTITAGHALTADGFDADSLVQYAPVYSPPASRRDYYAPGEPPKAYRHVDRDTARDRWRAQRDAAVPDDAFDAFWATLDESGQRVRDETVVAPNGTLADLAASIDDPQYDPADIDVPTLVVRGSRDTASTRDDALALYDDLSTPDATYAELAGGTHFLQLEENRERLYDAVEAFHDRVS comes from the coding sequence GTGACCGCACTCGCCCACACTGACGTCACCGCGAGCGACGGGACGCGACTCCGGCGCTGGGAACGCGCCCCCGCTGATGCCACCGAAGCCGTCTGCTTCGTCCACGGCGCGACCTACGGCGGGCGCAGCGCGTTCGCCCCGGACGGGTTCTCTTGGCTCGACGCGGTCGCCGACGCTGGACGCGCGGCTTTCGCCGTGGACGTCCGCGGGTACGGCGACGCCGAGCGCCCGCCCGAACTCGACGTGCCCGCCGCCGACAACGGCCCCGTGGTTCGCGCGCCGACCGCCGCGAGCGACGCCGCCGACGCCTTCACCGCTATTCGCGATACCTACGACACCCTCCACCTCGTCGGCTACTCGTGGGGGACCATCACGGCCGGGCACGCGCTCACCGCTGACGGGTTCGACGCCGATTCACTCGTCCAGTACGCGCCCGTCTACAGCCCGCCCGCGTCCCGCCGCGACTACTACGCACCGGGAGAGCCGCCGAAGGCCTACCGGCACGTCGACCGCGACACCGCCCGCGACCGGTGGCGCGCACAGCGCGACGCCGCGGTCCCCGACGACGCCTTCGACGCCTTCTGGGCGACGCTCGACGAATCCGGTCAGCGCGTCCGCGACGAGACCGTGGTCGCGCCGAACGGAACGCTCGCCGACCTCGCCGCATCGATCGACGACCCCCAGTACGACCCCGCCGACATCGACGTCCCGACGCTCGTCGTCCGCGGTTCTCGTGATACCGCGTCCACTCGCGACGACGCCCTCGCGCTCTACGACGACCTCTCCACGCCTGACGCGACCTACGCGGAACTCGCCGGCGGCACGCACTTCCTCCAACTCGAGGAGAACAGAGAGCGACTCTACGACGCCGTCGAGGCCTTCCACGACCGCGTCAGCTGA
- a CDS encoding DUF7575 domain-containing protein — MSVNRRGLIASALAFVYPGLGHAYLRTWARAFAWFALAIVTAALLLPDSAYQVAQQGGVMALVDYEFPLYVTVGVLAVRLATMVDAYRVAVQQSMPSTADATEEPACPVCGRALDTELDFCPWCTTELEWVDDADQYDSTR, encoded by the coding sequence GTGAGCGTGAATCGACGCGGCCTCATCGCGAGCGCGCTCGCCTTCGTCTACCCGGGGCTGGGTCACGCCTACCTCCGGACGTGGGCGCGGGCGTTCGCGTGGTTCGCGCTCGCCATCGTCACCGCCGCGCTCCTCCTGCCGGACTCGGCCTACCAGGTCGCCCAGCAGGGCGGCGTGATGGCGCTCGTCGACTACGAGTTCCCGCTCTACGTCACCGTCGGCGTGCTCGCCGTCCGCCTCGCGACGATGGTGGACGCCTACCGCGTCGCCGTCCAGCAGTCCATGCCCTCCACCGCCGACGCGACGGAGGAGCCGGCGTGCCCGGTCTGCGGGCGCGCGCTCGACACCGAACTCGACTTCTGCCCGTGGTGCACCACGGAGCTCGAGTGGGTCGACGACGCCGACCAGTACGACTCGACGCGGTAG